DNA sequence from the Podospora pseudocomata strain CBS 415.72m chromosome 2 map unlocalized CBS415.72m_2.2, whole genome shotgun sequence genome:
GTGTCGAAGACATGCGGGGATCGCGGACCAGACCCGGACCAGAtggccatgttggcaaccTGTAGGGATCAGACGCACCTGGCAGCTGGAGGGTTGAGTGCacagacggtggtggtgataggTTCGAgcttgtggttgatggcatGACGTCAGAAACGCTAGACTAGTTGAATTTGACGATATGTTAAGATCTGATAAACTACACAAAATCTCGGGTAAGACAGAACAAGATGTCTCTGTTCAACGACAGCAAAAACGTGGCTCTACAAACATGCCAAAATGAGGCTGTGTTCCTGACTGGAGCTTCAAAAGATGtatgcggtggtggttgggtggcAGGTGGAGTGCAGTGCAGTGCAGTGTGAGTGCCCAAGAGGTGAAGTTGAAAGCAGAGCAGTTGGAGCTAACGCAGGTTACCCAAAgccccctcttcttcgtccgATGTTGCGCTACGCTGCGTATCTTCCGGTACCCGTGATTCCTCCGAGTCGGCTCGGGCTGCCCTACCCTACCATGCCTACCCAATATCGAAGGGGAGGGCAGGGAAGGGTAGGGAACGGAGGTTTATTTTGAAACGATCGATGGAGCCAACGAGTGTCAACTATGGAGTCGTGGAAGCGCCGATATCTGTTCATGATACAGAGTATCGGAGACAGTTCTCGTCCCCATATGGTCACCGCCGACACGAGAGACATGGCAGGCCCTGTTCCCGTTTGGTGTAACGTCTTGACTTGGCCGTTCCCCAAATGAAGCTCGTGTTCTTCTGGTGTCGATAGGCAGAGGGCAATTCTGGCCCCAAGAATGCATATCGAAAGAGTGGGCCAATGGGGGGGTGGACACGCGCAATCCCGCAGGGCAGAGCCATCTGTGATTGGCCAATGGGCGTCGGgggtgctgaagaagagccAACCCTCTGTGGGAAGCGAGATTGCAGAACAGGCTCAGGCTTGATGCCCACCGCCAGCGCTGGGCTGTTTCTTCAACGGCCAGCAGCAATTTTAATTACTGACGGGAGGATCCTATATCCACGTCGGCGCCCTTGCTTGGTGTTTATTGCCCTTTCCgatctctctctttttctttttttcttcttttttcccctcctctttGCAGTCCAGTACAGTCCCAGGAGCACCAGATCCCGCCCCAAACACAGGACAGCGACACACCCAACACAACGCAGCGCGGAAGCCCCCCATGGAGGAGATTGCCAGGAGAGGACAACGAACCTAAGAAAAGGTGTCGACACAAACTCACGATGGAATGATAGCGACCATGACTATGACAAGTCAACTGCACCGAATCACGCAGCACCACATCCATTACGAGCTGCGGCAATCCAACGCAGCACCGCCAACCCATCGAATACGGGATTCCTCCTGCTAGGGCCCTGCCAGGCGAACACCAATACGGGTCCCGTACCGACTACCGATCACCGAGACACGCCCAACACTCCTTTTTGGGCAACGAATAGCTGCCGTCACTCGTTTTTTCCCACTTTTTTCCCAGTTGCGCTGCCTACGCAAGCGCCATGACTAACCACAACCAAGCCGCTGGTGGCCCCGGGTCTTCACTCTTTCAGGCCCGCCGCACCCGCCACGATCACGCTCACAGCAACCActctcccatcctcctcaaccatcacaaccagcaccgacacctgcaccgggagttCTCTCAATCGCTCGagaacccccaacaaccacaaccgaACCACCACGCTCGTTCCCCCTCCGATGCGAAACTGCAGCCGCGCCAGGTCGTTGTCGTCCAAACTGTTTCTGTCGTTCAATACGTCGATGCTACAGGCGCACTCGTTAGCCTTTCGACCCTTCGCTCGGATCCCGTCGCACCGTCGCCCATAGACACCCTCCCGGCAGCCGTCACTGCTGGCCTCACCACGCCCGACGACCTATTGCCCAGCGTGTCTCTCCCCGACCCGACGCTCGATCCCAGCCAGGATGGCACGCCGACGCCCACGCCTCCGGCCGTGACCGAGCCCGAGTTCTCATCTTCCTTCCAGTCAACGTCCGTCGAGACGCTGACGTCCACTCCTTCTGGCATAACGCCACCATTTCCCATATTGTCCTCGGGGAACTTCAACTCCTCGTCTAGTGCGTCTTGGATCTTTGCTCCTGTCCATGTTGACCTCAACTAACACCATGACCAGCGCGCCTACCGCCCACAATCTTTACAAACAGCACACTACCAGCGCTCTTTTCAAACTCCACCAGGACCTCGACGTCCTTCTTTCGTTCAAcaacttcatcttcttcttttaCCAAGAGCAGCACCAGCTCGCGCACTCGACTGACTTCGACCACAACCTCGTCTGCCCCAACAGTAGTGATCAACGGGTTCGGCGATGATGCCGGCGGCGTAAGAGGCATCCCGGCACCGCAACCTACGGCCGACGACACTGGGTCTGATCCTGGCCCTGGACTGACCCCCGAGGCCAGAAACGCCGTGGTCGGTGGAGTGGTGGGCAGTGTTGCTGGTATCGCCATTGTGGCTTTGGTCTTGATGTTTTTCCTCAAGTGGAGGAAACAGCAGGGGCGAGGAATCATGCTGCTTGGGGATGGAGACAGCACAATTCGCGGCAGAGGTCTCGGATCCGGTCCATCATCTGGGCCCAGCGGAGGCGCAGGAAGAATGTCGCAGATCAGGTTCCCATTCGCCGTTCCATCCGCACTTGCCAAGCTAAACGGAAACCGAGCCATCGAGGCGCCACCGGCCGAACCACAAGAGAAGGGATTTTATCGCGTTTCTGGGAGGAAGTTGGTATCCGTCTTGGAGTcggggggggatggatggtcCGATCCGGATCCCCGCAACAGCATCGGCACGTCTTACTACAGGGACTCACAGGCCTTCCTCGAAAGTTCGAACCTCCCTCCTTTGCAACTAGGCTCACCGATGCGACCCGAAAGCGGTGTTATCGTTTACCACGACGGCCCAGCACGAACGCCAATTGAGGAGCACTCGCCTATGCCGGGCGGTCAACGTCGTTCCGCATTTCCCAATCTGCTCCAGGTCCAGGATCCCGTCGGTCGAAGTATCAACGTACAACACGCCGGATCTCGCGTCTCACAATCTCGATTCACCGAAGATTCATAGCGTCTGAAAACAATAGCGCCTGAAAGCATAGCGTCTGAAAGCACCTGCGCTCATCTACAGCGTAACACTTGTACATGCCCGCACACACCTACACCTATTCAATAATGCCTGGGTTTACCACTGGCGTCAGAGGGTTTGAGAGACAATACtcatatttttttttctttctagAAGAGCGAGTTATCTTTGGCTTGTTAGTCTAGCCCCATTTTTCGATACCTTTTTGCTTGTCATCTTTTTGGATATACCAGAAACTATTTTTTGCGATTTTCCGGTCAGACACAGACAGCCGCAGGACCTCTTTTTGCATGGATATACATTATTTGGGATGCGAGGTCTTGGGGGGCTGTGGGGTGCTGGTTTTGGAAATGTATTGGTTGCTTTTGTTTGGCTCGACTGGGAAGATGGAAATCAACTAGTCGCGTGGAACAGAAGAtttttggacttggaggGTTATAAAAGAGATCGAAGAAGGAGAGCAAGCAGATGCGTACGGGGGGTCTtttatgtgtgtgtgtgtgtgtggaaAACTTTTTTGTTGTATATATTGGGGCCTTTTTTATTTTGGCATGTTATTTGAATGTAGATGTTGAATGTGTTTACTTGTGGTGTCTTATGTCTAACTGGGGATTGAGCTTACTTACGTACACTTCCTCAATACTGCCACGCTTGTGGAAACATATACAATTGCAACTTGGACAATCGCAATTCAAGTTTCTAGCTTCAAACAGACAAGCAAGGCCGGCGCTTGAGTCTTGAAACTGGCCAAGACTTGCCCTTCCAATAGGTATCTGTAGTGCAAACACCCATCGTTGTTCTCAGATAGATAAAACCAGTATCATACCTACTCTCAACCTGCCAGAGGTGTAACTTTGTTCTACCTGGCAGCTTATTTTCTACCAAGACAGTTTCTTGAAAGATGTTGGAAAACGTGCTTGACGAGCTTCCAAATCCCAGCCGTGACAAGTAACCATTATCCTGCCACAAAATCACTCTACAACTCTCAAAATACGCACCAAGAAAAAGATACAAACAACACTTGAAAATCAAAGCTTAGACAAGGTCCAATCGTCACACAAAGTCACCTCAACCAAAGCACAGATAAAAGAAACAAACATCATGTATCAcacctccaccccatcctATCTCAACTAGCTTGCTATACAAACGTTTCCTCTACCTATACAACTCCCCCCTGCCTCTTTCATCAGAATAAAACCTATCCCACTCCCCTGAATAATATCCACCTCCCCTACTCTAACCGTCATGATATCCATGACCACCCCGTCTAACACTGCCTCTTAACCCCACTaaacatctcctccgccgccctccaCATACTACTCGTATCTTCATTCCCATCAGCCCCATCCCCACGGTCCCTATCCCTATGCCTGGGTGATACAGGCGGAGGCGGAAAAGGCAAGATCTCCGCAGGATACTCCTCATCCATATCATACGGACTCCCCGCACTACTCCTACTGTTCTCAATACTAGCAATAGCACTGCTCGCCTCCCTCGGCAAACCTCTAAACCTTCTCTTCATCCTTTCCGTAAAactttcctctcctccttgtctTTGCTCAACCTGCTGCAGTTCTAAAGATGGCATCGGGCTGAGAGAAGGACTGTGGACGGGTTTCTTCTGTCCGTTCCCACTGGGGTGAAGAGACAGGGTGTTTTGTTCCGGTTGTAGATACTGACGCTGTTGCTCCGGCGCCTCAATAACAACCGCCGGCTGGTTATACCcactcaccacctcccccttctgttcccaacccccaacctcatcataCCCCCCCGTATAACACTCCTCCATAAAATCatccaccccatccaacacccctactccctccccctcaccacccacctccctgGCCCTCGCCCGTTCCCTAACCCTCTCAAACatcccaaccctctcctccgccttctccgccctccccttccacatATCCCTCTCCatttccacctccctcaacctctccctcaacctctcgcACTCCTCCCCGACATCCGCCTTGacaaccaactccctcgTCAACTGCATAATCTGCCCCGACTTTTCCACCAACTGCATCTGCAAACTGCGAATCTGAGCCTCCAGAGCAATCGTCTGCGATTTTTGCCGGCCGGCACTccgctcctcttcttcctgctgtTGCTCAGGAAACCCTGGATGGTCACCAAAACTCGAAGCTCTAGAAGGTGCAGACCACTTCTCCTTGACTGTGACGTGTGAGTCATCATCGTTTCTCGTAGTCCGGGAAAAGCTGACACGATGCTTAGGTGTAGTAACCTCTGAACTCGGCCTACGAGCTGCCTCCCGCTCAGGAGGAGCCGgtgtcaccaccatctcctcatccacccccttttccgcacccgcaacaaccccagtagccttcgccttctccatcgcagcctcaagctcatcgctaccctcccccacaacccccggcatcttctcaacctcaaccggactcctcaacctccccggACTCGCCCCCCAAACAGCCGCAGCCTCCACACTCCCCTtcgacctcctcaccggcACAACAGGCGGCACCAACGTCCgtcccctctccaccacctcccctggCATACTCTCAGACTTCCTCATCTCAATCTGCTTAACCGGACaagctggcggcggcggcttcaACGGCGACATCGACTTCGACGGCgaaacccccttcctcggcgAAGGGTTAACCGTATACTGCGCCAACACCCCACTCGGCTTCAAATCAAGGCTTCCCCCCCCAACCTTCTGCATAGGCGACGGCACAAACGCCTCCTCTTTGCTCGCGCTCTCAAAcatcgccgccatggcctTGACCGCGCTGCCGACTGACGTGACCGGTCTCAGGTAATGCTGCACCGTGGTACCAGGGGTAGCAGTGACAGGAGTAGTAGACTCGACGATCGTCGTTGCCCGCTTGTCAGGGCTCTGCTGCGGTGTCTTGGGTAGAGGAGACGACTTCTTGCGTGCATTGTCCAGCCTCGAGAGTCTCTTCTCCCTAATATCACCACTACTCGTCGTGCTGATGAccttatcatcatcatgcgAAGTGGTGCTCATGGATGTCCTAGTTTGCGacgacctcctctcctttccGATCTGCTGCCTTCTCTCCCCGGCGGTGGGAGATCCTCCGGGCTGCTCTGACGACCCAAGAGACTTGCGCGAGCGAAAGGGTATGAATCGTGGACTTGTCGGTTGAGCAGAGGGACTCTCAGTATCCGTTGAAGCACCCCGATGCCTTGATCGCCAGGCAGCAAGCCTGGACCGTTTCTGTCCAGAGACATCGCTCCGCGGTAAATCATCTCGCAGACCCTTATTTTCCACCCGAGCTGGCGAAGACACAGTAAAGGACCCCGGAACGACTATCGGTCTTGCAGTATCTTGAGATGATCCTCTTTGGTGGTCCTCGGAACTCCGGTCCCTGCTCCGAGCACTGCTGAAGGAACCAGATGGTCTTTTTACTCGACAACCCTTATTTTTGGTACGTTGAAGTCCTCCTGTATTTTCTGTATTCATCTCTGCCATATCCTTAAACTGGTCATCATTGTCTGCTCGTTTGTTCAAACTCAGCTGACTCAAccgcttcttctccgctCTCATGCTTCCCGCCACGTCGTTCTTAAATCGGATGGAATCTGCGGAGATCACAAGTCGACGTCTGGCcgtcggagtcggagaggcaggagagggCCCTCTCGGCATCTCGGGGACGTTCATGCTGATGTTGTCTGGAGTGGGATAACGAGTACCTGCTGTTCCGGCGCCGGTTGACGAGCTCGTCAGCACTGATTCTCCTGGAGCCCAAGGTGGGGGTCGTTggcgaagagagagaggctcCTCCATGGCTGCATACTGAACGGTTTCCAAAGGAGCGGGAGGGTATCCATACATCTGCTCACCAGCGGCATCGTGGTAATTCTGATTATGGTGATGGCCCGTCGGGGATGTTGCTTCCGGGTCCGCGAGCGATGGCTCCTCAGCAGTGGGCGACAACAACGGCATGGAGGCCATCGCGCCAACTCGATGTTGGGACGAAGAGCGAGCATTCCCAGTCCTTGGCCGTTGCCGCTGCACCGAAAGTGAAGACCGGCTCATCCCGAGTCGTCCCGGCCCTCCACCGGATGCTCGTCCTTCCGCCTAGTTAGCCAACCGTCCCGAGTCTAGCAGCCATCCGGAGGAAGTAGACTTACTAGCGTCAGGAGTAGGACTAGGCGGAATAGGtgatcctccttcttcggaTTGCCTCGAGTGACGATTTCTCAACCCGCTCCCCCATTCCGCAGGCTTTCTCACCACAAACGACTCAGACGCAGAAGGTCTGAGCCCACCAGCCTTGTCCTGCAGAGACTCCTGCTGCCGGTAGTGATGCCGAGCATGCTGCTCCGAGATTGCCGTCGGGCTGGACTTGAGCACGTCCAGGTTCTTCATATGCTTGACAACCTCCCGCCAGTGCACAATCAGCATCTCAGCAATGCTGTTCGCAACATGTATCTTGTCAACAGACAACGCCCCTCGCCGCGAATGAGTAGCCTCCGTATCTGTGGACGTTTTacacttcctcctctctcgtCTGGCAGCAGGTGGCGTAACAGGAAACAACACCAGCCCCTGATTTGGATTTGCAATCCTCATCGTATATCCATGAATCAAatcccccaccaacaacggccCAAACACAATCCCCAAAGCATTATACCCCATCAAATCCGCCGTAGGCAGCGGCCGTCCCAGTTCATCCTCCCTGGGAGTCTTCTCCGCCGTCCTCCCAATCAAACACAGCAACCCAAACACGGCACAAATCAACTCCCTCCGGAACTGCGACTTGACCGTGCCAATAGCAAGCGCaatcaacctcgccctcaactTCGTCTGCTTCGTCCTCGGAAACTCGGGATCCCCCTTCAGCTGACTGTGAATAGCCACCAAGGCATCAAACAAGGCCAAACTCCCCAATATCCCCCCCGGCAGTCCCGCCAGCAACCGTTTAAACGTCGAGGCCACATCGTGCGTCCCAACCTTGATATGACTCGGCAGATTCGGACACCGAATCGTACTCGCAATCTCGTCCTTGTCCCCCTCGGCACAGCAATAATACTCATACAGCGcattcaccaccctcaccgatCCCGGAATGCGAAACACCCCCTGAGTATCTGCCGCATGCTGAACCAGATATTGCGCCGTCGCCCGAAAGCACGTCGGCAGCACCAGCGATCCCGCCGCATACTCGCTCGGCAGATACAAGAAGCTCTTCCCGCACAGCCTCACCAAGCTCTGCAGGTCCTCATCCTTGAGCGaatccctcctcatcatcaccccatTCACCAAATGCATGGCCAAATCACTCACGCTCCTCTTATGcttcaccatcttcttccccttttgatcctcccccccttccgccCCCGTCGTAGTCATCGACCGCCCACTCAAACTCGCAACCCCACTCCCACCCGAGACCTGCCTCCCCAGAAATGTCCTCGAAAACCAACTCCTCTTTGAACAATGTCGATtattctcctgctgctgcaaagGCGACCTATCCGGCTGTTGCCCTTGTcagcccccctcctcacccaacaacaacaacaacaatcaccGAGAAACAAACCTACCGACTCttgccctccccccccaccctcaaccaccacaatccCCCTAACCCCATACTTCGCCGCCAACCGGTTATACTCCCCCACAAACTCGCTCCTATCCCCCACCTCATCCGTATcgctcaacccccccaaatccccgCTCGAGCTCGTCCACGTCGCACTGCTAtcattccctcctccccttccaccaccaaaagtCGCCGAGTGCGGAAGCGGTAGCTGTAACCTTCTAGGTCCTATCCCAGGTCCAAACCCACCGCCAACCGGTGAACTCTGAAAGTTGCCCCCACTGCTGAACGACCGTCCTCCCGCGAGATTGGATGGCTGGTGGGTTTCGAGAGAGGCAtacctcgacgacgacagtGACGGCCCCGCCTCGTCAATATCTGATAAAGGTTcgtgggtgttgttgtcatcctcctcctcctgatcAAGCGACTCGCTCGACCAGGTCCGTTCCATCCGAGCGCGTCGACCTTCGTCCCCatggcgaggaggcggagaagaaccGCCGAACCGGAgggtttgttgatgctgctgctgccgctgctgctgttgctgcatCATCTCGTTTGTTGTATCCAGTAAAAGACAAGGGAAATAGCAAACAATCGAATCGAAGGGAGGAAGAGCGCAGGATAAAAGTATTATTCaacacacacagacacacagacacacacacacacacacacacacatacacacacacgaGAAAGATGAACAGACCCCAAAAGCAGGATTGTCTTCAGCAAACGGTCTGTCTTTCCCCCCATGCTTCCAAccaaaggaaagaaagagattGCGTCAAGGTCAAAATTAGAAAGAAGACCTGACGGTGTGCATTATCCCCTTGTGCAGGCAGGTAGGTGCATCTGCAAGCTGCTGCAACAACAaagaggcaggcaggcaggtaTCTAGCAACGCTAGTGTGTCAGTTACCTTAGGCTTCTCCCCTCTGCTGCTTCCCGTTTTGCATGTTtgacttccaggttgttcaGTTCAGGCAGGAGGAATTGGATGCCCCTTCCAACAAACGGAAGGAGGGACCGTGGGCGAGTAAAgtgtggctggtgggaaAGCTTCAAAGGGTCAAGGGGAATAGACACCACGTAAAACATATCACAAATCTCTTCAATTAAGAAActgagagtgagagagagagagagagagaaagaaagagagagagagacagagggagggagggggagagagtCAGAGTCagagagaaacaaaaagTCTATACCGTGGGGTAAAAAATAGAACAGAATATGCAACCATGGTATTCCTTGTCCACATCCGGCCCGTGACGCCATGCAAATGCAAATCAAAATAAATCGGAGTCAAGCATAACCCAAGAGGCCTGGTGAGGGACACAGGGTAGATACTGGTCCCCGTTCCAAATATTATCATGCCCATGCCGCCCCCCGACCTAATTCCCCCGAatgtcgtcgtcctcctcgccatagAGCAAAACATACTTTAGAATGTCCGATAGTGAAATGATGCCCTTGAGACGGTTATCGTCATCCACCACAATCAACCGATGCACCCGTGACTTCCGAATTGTGTCAAAGATGGCATCCAGCCGGTCATCCTCATTGCACGTGTAGATGCCACCGAATTCTTCGGCCCGTCTGGACAGCGCCTCGCCCACCGTGGCGCTCAGCTCGTCGTAGGCGCCACCCTTGATGCAGGGTATCACATCGACCGCCTCAAACAGGTTCAGAACCCTGTTGTCCTTATCGATGATGGGCACCGCCGAGATGTTGTACTTGACCATGAGGTGAATAACGTCGAGAACCGAACTGCCCATGGTGGCCGTCGCCAGGTCCTTGTAGGTGCCCAGCCCAAGCTCTCGGACGGGCTTTTTCAGCAACATGGTGTACTGTTCGTTGTTGACGGCGATGAACTTGAGGATGCGATACTGCGTGATGACGCTGACAACCATCTCCCTTCCCGTCTCGTCGTCCCGATCTACCAATGGGATCCTCCTGGCTCTCGTTTTGAGCATGCGCCGACATGCCTCATACAAGGGGCGCATAGGATGGACCGACACCGTTTCGAGCGGCAGCACGCCAATTGCCCTTTCAATGTCTGCCGCCTTCATTTTAGCCTCCGTCTCTCCTAGAAAACCTCCTTTGCGGCGGCCACCTACCTCGAAGACTGCTCAGGCGGAACTGATCGATGTGCGCAATCTCGTCAGGGAACTGGCAGTAGTACTGAATGACATTGATAAAGTCGGTGCTCGTCAGCAGGCCGGCAAAGGCTGAATTCTGCGAATCCCAGAGCGGCGCTGACACGATGCCTGCATGTTCAACCCGGAGTCAGTACGTCATGGGGTAGCAGAGGGCGTCAAGGAGGGGTCCGCGAACCGTTTTGTATGAGAATGTTCAAGCTCTTCTTGATGAGCAGGTTGTTATCGAGCACAACCAAACGGAAGGACAGAGGCAAGACATCGTAACTCGTCCGGACCTTGAGGAACTCGCGCACCCCTCTCTGTTTGTCCAAAACCACGCGTTAGCTTCCATGTCGAGGCCATCAGGGTCTGCTGCAGCCCATGGCCGGAACCCCGCATCAGCAGCAGTTGCATTGCGAGGTTGGGAGCGCAGGGAGACAGCGGGGTTCGTTCCCAGCCAGGCGGGTTGGGCGCGTGGCCATTCGGAAcgtggggaggatgggtcgATGGATGTTTGAACATGTGTGCCAGGGAGGCCGGGCTGTCTATGTATGTATATACATGTATTTCATGTGTGTATCATGTGTGTGTCTGGGTGCGCGTGGATGGGAAGGGCGCGGGGGTTGACGGCTGGGCAAGGGGGGGCACGATGGGTGTTAGATAGATAAATGCTCACCAGACCCTGCATCTGCTCCTTGTCCAGCGGACCTGAGGCTCTATTATCCGACATTGTGCGACTGATGGGCTTTGGACGCAAGTAGGAGGACGGGGCCGCGACAAAGGGGAGCTCGTGACCATGTCGCAGCGGCAGCGGGCCACTGGAATTGGTTCCAGCCGcagaggttgtggtgggagaggaggcaacAGGAGCACTGCCCTCGGTGGCAGGTCCAGGATGTGCCTTTTCGGCGGGCGTACGAGTGTCGTCTTCCATTATCGTGATGGTGGAACGTGGCCGCACATAGGGAGGGACTCTGCTGTTCCGCGGCCGGTGCGCTTCGCCAGGCGCAAAAAAAGGAAACTTGTCTCTTGGGTCCAAGTTCCAGACAGAGCAAGCTTCCTTTGCGGTGGaaagtgttgttgtgttgccGCCCAGCGGGACCGAGGACCGGAGGTAGTCGAGAAGGGGCAGAccaggagggagggagaaagagagaacaAAGGGAGCTGCAGCCACTCTCTGTCCAGATGCTCGCTAGGCCAGGAACAAGACCTCTCTTGTCTGGAAACTTGTGATACAACGGGGCGGGCACTTGGAGAGTTTTATCGGGCAACAGTTCCAGAGCTGCTTGGCTCTGCTTTGCCCGATAAGAAATAATAAGGTGCGACGCTATACCGCTGGATACCTGCGATTAGTGCATGTGGATGCCGATTCGTCCTGTGGCTTGGGGCTGTGGCTCCGGCACGCCATTTCGATATGTCATGGCTTGGTTCAAAGAGCCACAACCTCATGGCACTGCGCTGCTGATTACCAGAGTGAGATGTCATATTTTCATGTCTACACAGTGTTGTCAAGTGATCTAATTCCATGGTCTGGATGAAGCTCCTCTGGTTCAACCACTGACAGTTCCCTATCTCGAGATGCACAAGGTGGGGCACACCAAGGATTGTGATACAAAATCAAGCAGGTTATAAGTCGTCAAAAAGCTGTATGTGCTAGTTAATCCATCCGTCTTGGTCGATTTCAATACGCTGTCACAGAGTCCAAATCTGAAAATGTTCAAAatgtgatggtgatgagtcTCGGGATTAGAGGAACGGAACTTTTTGCCCCGCCATTCCCAAGCATGACTTCATTGCCTGTGGCCTTCATCCTTCCCACCTTGGGCACGGCAACATATAGCCTTCTTGGAGGATTGCGGTGCCTTATGGGATGAACCTTGGAGTATTTGCAGGTTTCATGGTGTACTCATCCCACAACAGCGTCCGAAATATTGGACTCTATTTTATGCGCGTAGAGTTTTCTGGATGGCCATCAAAGATCACCGCAGGATGCTCTGAAACAAGTatgccgaagccgaagatcGGGGCCGTTCACAGATGCATACCTAGATTGCAGGTGCTCCATGGATATGCGCCACAACCGCTGTAAATTGTGTCTTGTAATTGATGCTCCCTGAGCCATATGCCACTCTTGTGCTCCTAGAGTAGCAGCCTTCTATGTCCTACAATATCTGCTTGGCCATTGGCTAGACAGTCCAATTTTTGATATGGAGTCGATTTCATCTCTGGGGAAGCGAGCCGAACTCTCCACACTTGCCAAGTGGAACAAGGCCTGATAAGCCAATGTTTAGATGTTGACGTAGGTAATCCATCCCCAACGGTCGTCTCGGAGTGAGGCTGTCAGGAGAGGGCAGACATGTTCGTCTGGAAGGgcgggaggcggggaggtggtggtcggtgaaggtggtgagcCTGACGTGCCTGACCGGCAACacgttgttgttcttgagctGTCACAGCTTCCAGGGCTCTGTCGCCAACTCATGTTGGGTGAGTgggttgccgttgccgagcTGCAGGGTACAAAGGTACAACATCAAGCAGCGCACAGGCCACAGCGACCCCAGAAGCTGCGTTGGACAAGGCAGCGTCGATTCGATGACACTGGAAGCAGAGCGCCTCccattgtgtgtgtgtgcgtgtgccGTGCGATTCCCTGGTGATCCAGGtcccccaaacaacaaacaacatcGGCCTCGGCAGCCCAACGCCTGCCAACTCAACCTGACCGCTAGGTACTGGCCGCCACTGTGAACCCCATCAAACTCCCCATTCGAGGGCCATGTTTCTTTGATatcttt
Encoded proteins:
- a CDS encoding uncharacterized protein (EggNog:ENOG503P7VJ) yields the protein MTNHNQAAGGPGSSLFQARRTRHDHAHSNHSPILLNHHNQHRHLHREFSQSLENPQQPQPNHHARSPSDAKLQPRQVVVVQTVSVVQYVDATGALVSLSTLRSDPVAPSPIDTLPAAVTAGLTTPDDLLPSVSLPDPTLDPSQDGTPTPTPPAVTEPEFSSSFQSTSVETLTSTPSGITPPFPILSSGNFNSSSTRLPPTIFTNSTLPALFSNSTRTSTSFFRSTTSSSSFTKSSTSSRTRLTSTTTSSAPTVVINGFGDDAGGVRGIPAPQPTADDTGSDPGPGLTPEARNAVVGGVVGSVAGIAIVALVLMFFLKWRKQQGRGIMLLGDGDSTIRGRGLGSGPSSGPSGGAGRMSQIRFPFAVPSALAKLNGNRAIEAPPAEPQEKGFYRVSGRKLVSVLESGGDGWSDPDPRNSIGTSYYRDSQAFLESSNLPPLQLGSPMRPESGVIVYHDGPARTPIEEHSPMPGGQRRSAFPNLLQVQDPVGRSINVQHAGSRVSQSRFTEDS
- a CDS encoding uncharacterized protein (EggNog:ENOG503NZ46; COG:T) is translated as MTTTGAEGGEDQKGKKMVKHKRSVSDLAMHLVNGVMMRRDSLKDEDLQSLVRLCGKSFLYLPSEYAAGSLVLPTCFRATAQYLVQHAADTQGVFRIPGSVRVVNALYEYYCCAEGDKDEIASTIRCPNLPSHIKVGTHDVASTFKRLLAGLPGGILGSLALFDALVAIHSQLKGDPEFPRTKQTKLRARLIALAIGTVKSQFRRELICAVFGLLCLIGRTAEKTPREDELGRPLPTADLMGYNALGIVFGPLLVGDLIHGYTMRIANPNQGLVLFPVTPPAARRERRKCKTSTDTEATHSRRGALSVDKIHVANSIAEMLIVHWREVVKHMKNLDVLKSSPTAISEQHARHHYRQQESLQDKAGGLRPSASESFVVRKPAEWGSGLRNRHSRQSEEGGSPIPPSPTPDARRASGGGPGRLGMSRSSLSVQRQRPRTGNARSSSQHRVGAMASMPLLSPTAEEPSLADPEATSPTGHHHNQNYHDAAGEQMYGYPPAPLETVQYAAMEEPLSLRQRPPPWAPGESVLTSSSTGAGTAGTRYPTPDNISMNVPEMPRGPSPASPTPTARRRLVISADSIRFKNDVAGSMRAEKKRLSQLSLNKRADNDDQFKDMAEMNTENTGGLQRTKNKGCRVKRPSGSFSSARSRDRSSEDHQRGSSQDTARPIVVPGSFTVSSPARVENKGLRDDLPRSDVSGQKRSRLAAWRSRHRGASTDTESPSAQPTSPRFIPFRSRKSLGSSEQPGGSPTAGERRQQIGKERRSSQTRTSMSTTSHDDDKVISTTSSGDIREKRLSRLDNARKKSSPLPKTPQQSPDKRATTIVESTTPVTATPGTTVQHYLRPVTSVGSAVKAMAAMFESASKEEAFVPSPMQKVGGGSLDLKPSGVLAQYTVNPSPRKGVSPSKSMSPLKPPPPACPVKQIEMRKSESMPGEVVERGRTLVPPVVPVRRSKGSVEAAAVWGASPGRLRSPVEVEKMPGVVGEGSDELEAAMEKAKATGVVAGAEKGVDEEMVVTPAPPEREAARRPSSEVTTPKHRVSFSRTTRNDDDSHVTVKEKWSAPSRASSFGDHPGFPEQQQEEEERSAGRQKSQTIALEAQIRSLQMQLVEKSGQIMQLTRELVVKADVGEECERLRERLREVEMERDMWKGRAEKAEERVGMFERVRERARAREVGGEGEGVGVLDGVDDFMEECYTGGYDEVGGWEQKGEVVSGYNQPAVVIEAPEQQRQYLQPEQNTLSLHPSGNGQKKPVHSPSLSPMPSLELQQVEQRQGGEESFTERMKRRFRGLPREASSAIASIENSRSSAGSPYDMDEEYPAEILPFPPPPVSPRHRDRDRGDGADGNEDTSSMWRAAEEMFSGVKRQC